One Nostoc punctiforme PCC 73102 DNA window includes the following coding sequences:
- a CDS encoding GIY-YIG nuclease family protein, whose protein sequence is MALETNLSSLAALEYIPYIDYSGQLPEQFQGKIGVYAIFDQEKVLQFVGYSRDVYLSLKQHLVRQPQQCYWVKIQTIERPSRTILENTENAWIAENGSVPWGNGDNKEKWTHPIDVKLIMTPEEQAKYQNPANDELAQMKIIKNVARRVEAEISTQLLEVRGLQMQIRFNPKLKEEGLLDLK, encoded by the coding sequence ATGGCTCTTGAAACAAATCTTTCTTCTTTGGCAGCCCTGGAATACATTCCTTACATTGATTATAGCGGTCAATTACCTGAACAATTTCAAGGTAAAATCGGGGTATATGCTATTTTTGACCAAGAAAAAGTGCTGCAATTTGTAGGATACTCTCGTGATGTTTATCTCAGCCTCAAGCAGCATTTAGTCCGTCAGCCACAGCAATGCTATTGGGTCAAAATTCAAACTATTGAACGCCCTAGTCGCACAATTTTAGAAAATACTGAAAATGCTTGGATTGCTGAAAATGGCAGTGTCCCTTGGGGAAATGGGGATAACAAGGAAAAATGGACTCATCCCATTGATGTCAAATTAATAATGACACCTGAAGAACAGGCAAAATATCAAAATCCAGCTAATGATGAATTAGCACAAATGAAAATTATTAAAAATGTGGCGCGGAGAGTAGAAGCAGAAATTTCAACGCAATTATTAGAAGTGCGTGGTTTACAAATGCAAATTCGCTTCAATCCTAAATTGAAAGAAGAAGGTTTACTAGATTTGAAATGA
- a CDS encoding protein kinase domain-containing protein — translation MTIQLLNDRYQVIRTLGAGGFGETYLAEDTYMPSKRLCVVKQLRPIHNNPQIYQLVQERFQREAAILEELGGANDQIPALYAYFSSGGQFYLVQEWVEGDTLTGKVQKQGLFSEGAVQELFINLLPVLDYVHSKHIVHRDIKPDNIIVRHRDGKPVLIDFGAIRESMGTVVNSQGNPTSSIVIGTPGYMPSEQAAGRPVYSSDLYSLGMTIIYLLTGKQAQQLETDSQTGEIVWRQYASHVSPIIAGAIDKAIAYHPRDRYPTARAMLDTLQNIANPIPPTQPILTQPTIVSAPPPQTVAVKPQPNPQGNSQNNILLGSLIAGGLIGASVIISQVLTKPTQSTADKTVLPSETPSNVTSPVRETPKFIPTTSSVPTQTPSAPTQTPSVTTQITPAPTTSIPPVGTTTANTYLWLSQRLVNDADLDGKDGFELDIMRNSIFASHGRRFDTPGLQDYFDNLPWYKPIYSPKAFPSKLLSKLEQQNIEYINKYQERYGLRYFKK, via the coding sequence ATGACAATACAGCTGCTGAACGATCGCTATCAAGTTATCCGCACACTGGGTGCTGGTGGGTTTGGTGAAACCTATCTAGCAGAAGATACCTATATGCCCTCAAAGCGCCTTTGTGTGGTTAAACAGCTAAGACCAATTCACAATAATCCCCAAATTTACCAGTTAGTGCAAGAGAGGTTTCAACGGGAAGCAGCTATTCTCGAAGAACTCGGTGGCGCAAATGACCAAATTCCAGCATTGTATGCCTATTTCTCCTCTGGTGGGCAATTTTACTTAGTCCAGGAGTGGGTTGAAGGCGATACCCTAACTGGAAAAGTTCAAAAGCAGGGGCTATTTAGTGAAGGCGCTGTCCAGGAATTATTCATAAATTTATTACCCGTCCTGGATTATGTTCACTCTAAGCACATCGTTCACCGCGATATTAAACCGGATAACATCATTGTGCGTCATCGTGATGGTAAACCAGTGCTGATTGATTTTGGCGCTATCCGGGAGTCAATGGGAACCGTAGTAAATTCTCAAGGCAATCCTACCAGTTCGATTGTGATTGGTACACCTGGCTATATGCCGAGCGAACAAGCCGCAGGTAGGCCAGTTTATTCGAGTGATTTATACAGTTTAGGAATGACGATAATTTATTTACTTACTGGTAAACAGGCGCAACAACTAGAGACGGATTCCCAGACGGGTGAAATCGTGTGGCGACAGTATGCGAGTCATGTTAGTCCAATCATAGCAGGAGCGATTGATAAAGCGATCGCATATCATCCGCGCGATCGCTACCCCACAGCTAGAGCAATGCTGGATACTTTGCAGAACATCGCAAATCCAATTCCACCAACGCAACCCATCTTGACTCAACCAACTATAGTTTCTGCACCACCACCTCAGACAGTGGCTGTCAAACCACAGCCAAATCCTCAAGGTAATAGTCAAAATAATATCCTTCTGGGCAGTTTGATTGCAGGTGGGCTAATCGGTGCATCTGTGATTATTAGCCAGGTATTAACAAAACCTACTCAATCTACAGCAGACAAAACGGTATTACCTTCAGAAACTCCGTCAAATGTCACCAGCCCAGTGAGAGAAACTCCTAAATTTATACCAACTACCTCATCTGTTCCTACTCAAACCCCATCTGCTCCTACTCAAACCCCATCTGTTACTACTCAAATTACACCCGCCCCAACGACATCAATACCGCCAGTAGGTACCACGACTGCCAACACTTATTTATGGCTTTCCCAAAGACTTGTAAATGATGCAGATTTGGATGGTAAAGACGGTTTTGAACTAGATATTATGCGAAATTCGATTTTTGCTAGTCACGGCCGCCGTTTTGATACTCCTGGATTACAAGATTATTTTGACAACCTACCTTGGTATAAACCTATATATTCACCAAAAGCGTTTCCATCTAAATTACTGTCAAAATTAGAGCAACAAAATATCGAGTATATCAACAAATATCAAGAACGTTACGGCTTGAGATATTTTAAGAAATAA
- a CDS encoding Mo-dependent nitrogenase C-terminal domain-containing protein, which translates to MLKIKNQRIFLPAFIQPLGQNNLADSKKELAKPKLDLLQPLRQWLDEIEIQNQKLAKFIAKLIPAQCPFERDIKLFGRKIGHIPPMCKLNPLYNELVYLRFRALCYLVDQCGEDIQSYC; encoded by the coding sequence ATGCTTAAAATCAAGAATCAGCGTATTTTTTTGCCTGCGTTTATTCAACCTTTAGGACAAAATAATCTAGCAGATAGCAAAAAGGAATTAGCTAAACCTAAATTAGATTTATTGCAACCATTACGTCAATGGCTGGATGAAATTGAGATTCAGAATCAGAAATTAGCGAAATTTATTGCTAAACTGATTCCTGCTCAGTGTCCATTCGAGCGTGATATCAAGCTTTTTGGTCGCAAAATAGGACACATTCCGCCAATGTGCAAACTCAATCCACTTTATAACGAACTTGTCTATTTGCGTTTTCGCGCTTTGTGTTATTTAGTAGATCAGTGTGGAGAGGATATTCAATCCTACTGCTGA
- a CDS encoding cupin domain-containing protein translates to MEIQIEHQPRQERLNELGVYKWDIWRKEVSKFPWTYDSQETCYFLEGDVVVTPDGRQPVQMGKGDLVIFPAGMSCIWEITSDVKKHYYFD, encoded by the coding sequence ATGGAAATTCAAATTGAGCATCAGCCCAGACAAGAACGCCTCAATGAATTGGGTGTCTATAAATGGGATATTTGGAGAAAGGAAGTCTCAAAATTCCCTTGGACTTATGATTCTCAAGAAACTTGCTACTTTTTGGAAGGCGATGTGGTTGTTACTCCTGATGGTAGACAACCAGTGCAAATGGGTAAAGGCGATTTGGTGATTTTTCCGGCTGGAATGTCCTGCATCTGGGAAATTACAAGCGACGTGAAAAAACATTATTACTTTGATTAG
- a CDS encoding creatininase family protein, which produces MLLHLSTWQEVEAYLQQSKGIIFPIGSTEQHGPTGLIGTDAICAEAIAAGVGDATGAIVGPTINVGMALHHTAFPGTISLRPSTLIQVVRDYVTCLAKAGFSKFYFINGHGGNIATLKAAFSETYAHLEDLQIANAQQVQCQVANWFMCGSVYKLAKELYGDQEGSHATPSEVALTQYVYPEAIKQAPLSPEVASGHRIYSAADFRVRYPDGRMGSNPGLATPEHGKQFYDLAVKELSNGYLEFVNAD; this is translated from the coding sequence ATGTTACTGCATTTGAGTACTTGGCAAGAAGTCGAAGCTTATTTACAGCAGTCGAAGGGGATTATTTTCCCTATTGGTTCCACAGAACAACATGGCCCAACGGGGTTAATTGGTACTGATGCCATTTGTGCAGAAGCGATCGCAGCTGGTGTGGGTGATGCAACTGGCGCGATCGTTGGCCCTACAATCAATGTGGGCATGGCACTGCATCATACTGCTTTTCCTGGCACAATCAGTCTGCGTCCTAGCACTTTAATTCAAGTAGTTCGAGATTATGTAACTTGTTTAGCCAAAGCTGGTTTTAGCAAGTTCTACTTTATCAACGGACACGGTGGTAATATTGCCACCCTCAAAGCGGCGTTTTCCGAAACTTATGCCCATTTAGAAGATTTGCAGATTGCCAATGCTCAACAAGTGCAGTGTCAAGTGGCAAACTGGTTTATGTGCGGTTCTGTATATAAGCTAGCTAAAGAGTTATATGGGGATCAAGAAGGTTCTCATGCAACACCAAGTGAAGTAGCCCTCACCCAATACGTTTATCCAGAGGCAATTAAGCAAGCACCCCTTTCACCAGAAGTTGCAAGCGGACACAGGATTTATAGCGCAGCTGACTTTCGAGTGCGTTATCCAGATGGACGTATGGGATCAAATCCTGGTTTAGCAACACCAGAACACGGAAAGCAATTTTATGATTTAGCGGTGAAAGAACTCAGCAATGGATATTTGGAATTTGTGAACGCAGATTGA
- a CDS encoding CPBP family intramembrane glutamic endopeptidase, giving the protein MVEQQKQEPEIPYLTRIQVLGAMGATAIILLIVAKLSLHFGNFSLFSWKWDEKDLLLGVGLGFVITALSGIAYRVWTPYRKSADYYLEVVLKPLALPDLIWLGLLPGLSEELLFRGVMLSALGLDHAAVIVSSFCFGILHFSGSQQWPYVIWATIVGMILAYSALLTGNLLVPIVAHMITNWISSYFWKMWQLRQLKNKC; this is encoded by the coding sequence GTGGTTGAACAACAAAAACAAGAGCCAGAAATTCCATATCTGACACGCATCCAAGTACTTGGCGCGATGGGAGCGACTGCAATCATTTTGTTGATAGTCGCCAAACTGTCGTTGCACTTTGGTAACTTTTCCCTATTTTCCTGGAAGTGGGACGAGAAAGATTTGCTGTTGGGTGTGGGATTGGGGTTTGTCATTACAGCCTTAAGTGGCATAGCTTATCGCGTTTGGACTCCCTATCGAAAAAGTGCAGATTATTATCTAGAAGTAGTACTGAAGCCCTTAGCGTTACCAGACTTAATTTGGCTCGGTTTACTACCAGGGTTGAGTGAAGAATTGTTATTTCGGGGTGTAATGCTTTCAGCTTTAGGCTTAGATCATGCGGCTGTCATTGTATCTAGTTTTTGCTTTGGCATCTTGCATTTTAGTGGTTCTCAACAATGGCCTTATGTGATTTGGGCAACAATTGTTGGAATGATATTGGCATATAGTGCCTTGCTTACGGGCAACCTATTAGTGCCGATTGTCGCTCACATGATTACCAATTGGATTTCTAGCTATTTCTGGAAGATGTGGCAATTGCGGCAATTAAAAAATAAATGTTGA
- a CDS encoding DUF3326 domain-containing protein: MRPYTAILIVPTGVGAAIGGYAGDALPVAKVIAQVCDRLITHPNVLNGASLYWNLPNAFYVEGYGLDKFASGCWGLRPVRNNKVGLLLDQAIEPELRLRHIQAADAVRATLGLALTDYVITDAPLNVELRTTASGASWGTIGNPDSLLRAAEILIKKAGAEAIAVVARFPDDMDSEAVQKYRHGEGVDPLAGAEAVISHLLVRTFQIPCAHSPALLSEPPQPDLSPRSAAEELGYTFLPCVLVGLSRAPQFIIDKGAIASEKGDIWADEVDAAIAPANACGSSALLSLSQRRCQIITVEENKTLIKVPPQPLGIKVIQVNSYLEAVGVLVAHKAGINPSALRPKLSPLQPVIKS, from the coding sequence ATGCGTCCATACACTGCTATTTTAATTGTACCAACTGGCGTTGGGGCTGCCATTGGGGGTTATGCAGGAGATGCTTTACCTGTTGCCAAAGTTATAGCACAGGTTTGCGATCGCCTAATTACTCACCCCAATGTCCTGAATGGCGCAAGTTTGTATTGGAATCTCCCTAATGCTTTCTATGTTGAAGGTTACGGGCTTGACAAATTCGCCTCTGGATGCTGGGGATTGCGTCCAGTCCGCAACAACAAAGTAGGTTTGCTTTTAGACCAAGCTATTGAGCCAGAGTTGCGGCTACGGCATATACAAGCAGCCGATGCAGTCAGAGCAACTCTGGGATTGGCCTTAACAGATTATGTAATTACAGATGCACCATTAAATGTAGAATTACGGACTACAGCATCGGGAGCGAGTTGGGGAACAATTGGCAACCCAGATAGCTTATTACGAGCAGCTGAGATATTAATAAAAAAAGCGGGGGCAGAAGCGATCGCAGTTGTTGCCCGTTTCCCCGATGATATGGACTCAGAAGCAGTACAAAAATACCGCCACGGTGAAGGCGTTGATCCCCTAGCGGGTGCAGAAGCCGTAATTAGTCATTTGCTAGTGCGAACCTTTCAAATTCCTTGCGCCCATTCTCCCGCCCTTTTGAGCGAACCTCCACAACCTGATTTATCACCCCGTTCCGCCGCCGAAGAATTGGGCTATACCTTTTTGCCGTGCGTCCTTGTCGGATTAAGTCGTGCCCCACAATTTATAATAGATAAAGGAGCGATTGCATCAGAAAAAGGAGATATTTGGGCAGATGAAGTGGATGCTGCGATCGCACCTGCAAATGCTTGTGGTAGCAGTGCTTTACTGAGTTTAAGCCAAAGACGATGCCAAATAATTACAGTAGAAGAAAATAAAACTCTAATCAAAGTTCCTCCCCAACCGTTGGGGATCAAAGTTATACAGGTAAACTCGTATTTAGAAGCAGTAGGCGTATTAGTAGCACACAAAGCAGGCATCAACCCCTCCGCTCTCCGTCCCAAACTATCACCTTTGCAGCCAGTAATTAAAAGTTAG
- a CDS encoding 2Fe-2S iron-sulfur cluster-binding protein codes for MPKTYTVEIDHQGKIHTLQVPENETILSVADAAGLELPSSCNAGVCTTCAGQISQGTVDQTDGMGVSPDLQKQGYVLLCVAKPLSDLKLETEKEDIVYQLQFGKDK; via the coding sequence ATGCCCAAAACTTACACCGTAGAAATCGATCATCAAGGCAAAATTCATACCTTGCAAGTTCCTGAAAATGAAACGATCTTATCAGTTGCCGATGCTGCTGGTTTGGAACTGCCGAGTTCTTGTAATGCAGGTGTTTGCACAACTTGCGCCGGTCAAATAAGCCAGGGAACTGTGGATCAAACTGATGGCATGGGCGTTAGTCCAGATTTACAAAAGCAAGGTTACGTATTGCTTTGTGTTGCGAAACCCCTTTCTGATTTGAAACTTGAAACAGAAAAGGAAGACATAGTTTATCAGTTACAATTTGGCAAAGACAAATAA
- a CDS encoding GUN4 domain-containing protein: MEQFDVFLAYNSLDKPEVQDIAAALRRRNLEPWIDDEQIRPGRPFQDEIQQAIPLVKSAAIFFGVLGLGRWQSWELRSLINQCVNRGIPVIPVLLPGVNQLPDNLIFLNEFRWVCFSQSIDDGRALSLLEWGITGIKPESQPIIHPPVFERPSKPPKTIPEAPTQTDDLSSEKGIHYTRLRDLLVAKNWKEADKETYLVMIQVVGKKDGDYFSRDELLNFPCIDLLTIDRLWVKYSNGHFGFSVQKEIYLSVGGKADGNYYEEIWEKFGDRVGWKFQNMWIFAVIYSTNKAPKGHLPFGEFKLVKGIVYLFFRIETCKL, encoded by the coding sequence ATGGAACAGTTTGATGTGTTTCTGGCTTATAATAGTTTGGATAAGCCGGAAGTTCAAGACATCGCAGCAGCATTAAGAAGGCGTAATTTAGAACCCTGGATAGACGATGAGCAAATTCGACCAGGACGACCATTTCAAGATGAAATCCAACAGGCAATTCCTCTAGTAAAATCTGCTGCTATCTTCTTTGGTGTGCTTGGTTTAGGACGCTGGCAAAGTTGGGAATTGAGATCCTTGATTAATCAGTGTGTAAACAGAGGGATTCCGGTAATTCCTGTTTTGCTTCCTGGTGTTAATCAACTGCCTGACAACTTAATTTTTTTGAATGAATTTAGATGGGTCTGTTTCTCTCAAAGCATTGATGATGGGCGTGCTTTGTCTTTATTGGAATGGGGTATTACTGGGATAAAGCCAGAGTCACAACCTATTATTCATCCTCCAGTATTTGAAAGACCATCAAAACCACCAAAAACAATCCCAGAAGCACCCACTCAGACAGATGACCTATCCTCAGAAAAAGGCATACACTATACCAGACTACGCGACCTACTAGTAGCAAAAAACTGGAAAGAAGCCGATAAAGAAACTTATCTGGTGATGATTCAGGTTGTAGGCAAAAAAGATGGCGACTACTTTTCTAGAGACGAACTTTTAAATTTTCCTTGCATTGACTTACTCACAATTGACCGCTTGTGGGTCAAATACAGTAATGGACACTTTGGCTTTAGCGTCCAGAAAGAAATATACTTGAGCGTAGGCGGTAAAGCTGACGGCAATTATTATGAAGAAATTTGGGAAAAATTTGGTGATCGTGTGGGATGGAAATTTCAAAATATGTGGATATTTGCTGTAATTTATAGTACAAATAAAGCTCCGAAAGGACACCTGCCTTTTGGGGAATTTAAGTTGGTGAAAG